The DNA region TGAGTAGGTCATAAAATAAAACAACCGCCCATGACATAATCATATATGAAATAAGTAACTCTGTTTCTTTATTACGTAGTACCAATAATTAATAACAaagtaattatttaattaatggATAATGGATTCCCATTCACCGTGTGATGTTAGTTCGAATTAAACATTTGTGAATGGATAAGGCAGACTTCTTCTTTGAtatttcttgattaaaaaaacatttctcgTTCAAGATTTACGGTTAGTCAAAAGCTTAGTGTACTAATTTCCCACTTTCACATAATCAAAAGTACAACTCGTTCTATCCCAAAAAGAAAGCAAATTAGCTCTACtatttcagaattaaaattatttaatctgaccatgatttttcaaataatttaaccataatgaattctttttttaaattatttttataagtaGCAGCTTATAGATTTGAACCGTTACACTTCAAAATACTGATAGTTTTTCGGTTTGAATTAGCAGGAAGTTTCGTCTAAATTTTAGATATTCTTTCTGGATATGAATTTCGTTCCTTTTGGTGGAAGTAAACGGTATTGAAAAAGAAAGTCAACCAAACCAGCAAAGATAGGTGGAAATATTTGCCACTAATGGACCCCAAAGAGGAAAGATAAAGATAAATTAGATGAGTACAGAGTAATGGCTGATGTGTAATTTGCCAAGAGTGGGAACTCCCTCATTTGACTGCCGTTCAGAAGGAGCCCAACTCATCACTTTCCTTACACACCATTTCTCACATCAACTTGAATTAATTTACAAGCCtcagtttttttgtttttgttttcccCCTTCAATATTTATCCAATTGGAATTATCACGATAAGTATTTAGTCACATGGCAATTAAATGGCAAAATCATTTCATGCTTAACCAACGATCTTAATTTGAGCTCTAATTAGAATGAAAAATAtaccactactaaaaaaatagaattagcTACGAACTTCATCGCGAATCCGTAGCTAAGATGCTCGCAGCTAATATATATCTGTCGATAAATAAATTTTGCGACAATTTTTGCTATTTAGCTACGGGATTTGTTCGTTGCTAATTTCAATTTAACCACGAAATCTATTAATAGGGAGTGGTTTCCCTTTTAATTGGCCTTAAACGACGCAAAATCTGAATTAGTCGGATTACGAAACAGGTAATCATGATCACTGGGTGGAAACCAGCTGAAACTTGTTATGGCTTTTCCCacttatatgttgtgttgttagAATCGAATTAAGCGATTAATGAAGGgcaattaaaatgaaaaagaatttaTCAACTTGCAAAGGTCATGATTAAAAATGTAAATCTCGATGAGTTAAAGATtccagattttttaaaatttgagttCAAATGTATAAAATTTATTGTAGTAATATTTTTAAGGAGTTTCAGATCCATTTAATGAAGAATTCAATTAAAACATAGTTAACACTATAGGTCTGCCCTGGTCATAACTCGTGCGACCTAAGGCTAAATGATGATTAAGTAAGAATAAACAGCATGCTCAATCAAAAATCACGAGTGCACTTTCTACAACCTCAGCAATATTAAACATTTTAAATCCTAAATCTACTGGGAGATCCTAAATAATTAATTCgtttagaataaagattttttgtaaaattatctaAAGTTCACCTCTTCAACAAACATCTTCTTTTACTAATTTCAGTATTTTATGCGGTGTATTTCGTTATAATTCTCTACGTATAATTTTGACAgctaaataaaaaatcattaaagaaaaaatttgtgACAGCTAAGGTGAGTCCCCTATAGTGCCTACGAAATTGTAATAATAGTCACCTTCACTTTCTATATATACTCTTCCCTTCCCTCATCTACTCCTCTATATTTcttctcttaatttctcaagtACTCTCAAATTTCACTTTCAGTTTCCACcttattttttccaatttaCGTTATTGTTCTCTAAACgtctctcttgttcttctattaaacatttttttttcttgataatttGTTCTGCCACAACTAGTTCTTGTATTGTGATCAACTAAAAAAAATGGCTGGTGGTGGTGGTATTGGTCCCGCCAACGGGAAAGAATATCCCGGCGAATTAACTCTTTATGTTACTGTTACTTGCATTGTCGCTGCCATGGGTGGCCTCATTTTCGGTTACGATATTGGAATTTCTGGTACGGTAAAATCTACTTATTTTATATGTACTGACAGCGTAAacgtattatttcatttttgatGATGTTTGTTTTATGTATGGATCAGGGGGTGTGACATCAATGGACTCATTCTTGAGTAGATTTTTCCCATCTGTGTTCAAGAAGCAAAAGGCAGACGATTCAACGAATCAGTACTGCAAATTTGACAGCCAGACATTGACGATGTTTACATCGTCATTGTACTTGGCTGCCCTTTTGTCTTCTCTGGTGGCATCTACTGTCACCAGAAAATTGGGAAGGAGACTCTCCATGCTCTCTGGAGGTGTCCTTTTCTGTGCTGGAGCTTTGATCAATGGATTTGCTCAAAATGTTGCTATGCTCATTGTTGGTCGTATTTTGCTAGGTTTTGGTATTGGATTTGCCAATCAGGTATGCTTTAATTTCCATCATACGACGAAATTTGTACCTAAGTTTTGTGTCCTGACGGTAAAAAAAGAGTATTTGCACGAGTAGtgtagtttttgtttttgtttttttgtgttAGATCAAGAGAATGGCATGTGGTGATATTCCTAATTATTTGTTGGTTGGTCATGCCAAGTTGTTTATGAAGTCTAAAGCTGGTGTTTATTCTCTAAACAGTAGTGCCATGTGAGCTTGTTTATGAAATCGAACAACATTATCTGTGCGTCTGTCtctgtttatttttttctcttccctGTTTTTCATTTGGTTCAAGGTTGTCCTGTTCTATGGTTCCCCTGTTCTTTGGATTATGCCATGGAATTACGTTTATTTGTTTATTATGCATTTATTTCTTGGTTTTTTAAACTGAAAAATAGAGTCATGGCAAGTTGGTGGTCAACACCTCTCCTGCAGTACGGATCTGAATGGCAGCAAGTACTTTACTTAATGCGTAGATCAGACAACTATGTGTAACACATGATTTTTGCCataaaatatcactttttaaaaatagtcagAGAATTTTTTTCACacaatttaacataaataaTGTTTGATTTATTTTCCAAGTTATTAATTTTACTTATAAATCGTTATTTTTAATTACCTTTTGAAGTGACCTAACAGAGTATTAAAAATCTCTGTTCTAATTCgtttaattttatctttttctattcccctctcttctctttttggTTGAAAAGTTATGTGTTTTGAATTCAACATCCGTGTGGCTTGGAATTTCGAGCCCCTCAAGTAGGAGGAGCCTATCTTTAACAATTGCACGTTAAACCTACCCTTGAAAAAGACTTTTTGCTAGGTATACCCCACTATGCACCATATACAGTACATATTTCACcaccatattttaaaaaaatcttttgttcAGTCCAAAAATCTTTGGATTTGACTAATAAATCTGCTTTGGGATTCTTCAGCAAGTTGTGATTGTCATGGTATCTGTTAAGCAATATTTTAACCCACTGATGGTTGTTGAGGTTAAGAAAACCCTTCTTTTCTCTACACTGATTGGatgtatttgtttttctttacttGCCCGTGAATTCTTTTCCCGATCGTTGTCTCATGAATGCGACTAATCTACTGTACACAAATTTGTTTATAATTGACTAGAAAGCAGCAAGTCATAAAATGTACAGTAATAGTAAGAGTACCCTAATAGTAATCATCAAATTTACTTAGTCAAAAAAATTGACAGTGTCCTTATCGACCAGAACAAGAACAAGTGTCCCGTTGAAGCAAACAGAATTTTCCCTACTCTTTTTGCAATTTCGTTCCTTATGACCAGAGGTGGAGCTATAGTGCCATCTATGTATTCGAACAAACTCTAATAGCTTTTGCTAAGATTCGGTATTTTTTAAAAGGTCTGTcaaatgtatataaatatttagTTGTGAACCCAATAAGTAAAACGAACTATGAGTTAGAAcctataaattttaaatcttaaCTCTGCCTCTAATATAgccatttgtttttttaatttcatctagcttatttttttttgttgtaggGTGATTAACATGCTTTTGTTTATCCAATTGCAGTCTGTTCCACTATACTTATCTGAAATGGCTCCATACAAGTACAGAGGAGCACTCAACATAGGTTTTCAATTGTCCATCACAATTGGTATACTTGTAGCCAACGTCTTGAACTATTTCTTTGCCAAGATTCATTGGGGATGGAGATTGAGTTTAGGAGGTGCCATGGTACCTGCATTGATCATCACAATAGGCTCATTGTTGCTCCCGGAAACACCAAACTCCATTATCGAACGTGGCAACCACGACGAAGCCAAAGCTAAGCTCAAGAGGATCAGGGGAATTGAAGATGTAGATGAAGAGTTCAATGATTTAGTTGTGGCCAGTGAGGCCTCTAGGAAAATTGAGCACCCTTGGAGGAATTTGTTGCAAAAGAAATATAGGCCACATCTCACAATGGCAATTATGATCCCATTTTTCCAGCAACTTACTGGAATCAATGTGATTATGTTCTATGCACCAGTGTTGTTCAAGACTATTGGTTTTGGTGCTGATGCTTCCCTTATGTCTGCTGTGATCACTGGTGGAGTCAATGTCGTTGCAACTATGgtttctatttactatgttgaTAAATTGGGAAGGAGATTCTTGTTCCTTGAAGGTGGCATTCAAATGCTCTTTTGCCAAGTAAGTTAAATTTCATTCCATCTTCTTGGATATTTCAAGGTCAAATTTTCGCCTGTTGTCCCTTTTTGGGAAAGTTGTTTACTAAATGACCCTCTTTTTGTTTCTCCGACAAGTGTTGAACCTCACGGTTTGAAGATCCGTTTTGAGCAAACTGCAAATCTTTTGAGAAAACATTGAACCACATAGTCTAAAAATTTACTCGTATAAGTTATTGCAAACCTTAGACGACTGTCTAATTTTTGTCTATATATGCACAACTTTAAAAATAGGGACAAAAATCTAAATAGTGACTTAAAAAGGGTACATTTGTGACAATCAACCATTTTCGTGTTTAGTGGCGAACCTAGAATTTAGAATCGGCGAATTCTGCTCTTTATATATGTGCCCTTTTTTCACACACGAAAATATATGTGCACCTTAAGTTTGCATTTCTAACTTGAACTTGTTTTTTGATCCATGTACAGATAGCAGTTGCAATTCTGATAGCTATAAAGTTTGGAGTTAATGGAACTCCAGGGGAATTGCCAAAGTGGTATGCCATACTGGTGGTGATATTCATCTGTGTTTATGTAGCCGGATTTGCTTGGTCATGGGGGCCTCTTGGATGGCTAGTGCCTAGTGAAATTTTCCCACTCGAAATTCGATCAGCTGCACAGAGTATCAATGTCTCAGTAAACATGGTCTTCACATTTGCAGTGGCACAAATATTCTTGACGATGTTGTGTCACTTGAAATTTGGATTGTTCCTCTTCTTTGCATTCTTTGTGGTGATTATGACTGTGTTCATTTACTTCTTCTTGCCTGAGACCAAGAATATCCCAATCGAAGAGATGGTGATTGTGTGGAAAGAGCATTGGTTCTGGTCAAAGTTCATGGGTGAAGAGGACTATCCTGGAACTAGGAATGGAACTGGCGTTGAAATGGCTAAAGGGGCTGATGGCTACAAAATTGTATGACTTTAAGAATagtttggtttttaattttatttgttattatataatGTTTTAATGGGATGATAATTGTTAATTAGATTTGATTGAACTGTTTCTCTTGTACCTCTTTTGCATAGAAAAATACATACTTCGTCCAATTTCTACCGCAACAAATTAATAGAGAATTTGTTAGAGCAATTGTGCAGCCTTTTGTTTGCTTTGTTGATTGTATTTGTTCAGAAAAGCAAAGTTCAAGTCTCTTGTGACAGTCTCTAATAAATTATGAGATCAGGATAATACAAATTTATGTTCAAATTAAAGCTGTCAGCTTTAAGCAGCACTGGATACGAATCTTGTTTTAAATAGTacaatttgaaaagcacttagCTGATATTGAGGAGCAATCTGTGTTTGGTCAATGTTTCAAAAGGGCTCAATAAAGTTTACTTTTTTTCAGCTTCAAAAATCAACTTACGCTCCTATAAAAAAATGCTGGTATTTTTTAgtctaaaagcttggccaagcATATGAACTCtctaaaataagtaatttttagaaaaaaaataaataaacattctTGAATTTCCAAAAACATTAGCCAAATAAACTATAAATAATACTTGgcagaaaaacatttttgtttctttatcCTAAACTTTGAGATGAGAATGCTAATTTACGTGAATAAGAATCAATGCTCCACCATGAATAGGACACATACCAAACTCGGTTTGCATCCATTTTTAGGGATAAGAACAAAGTGTTGCATAAGATGAACTAAAAGGGTttggaaattatgaaattatATCACACaagagatcttcatttttttacacataagagatctaaaaagatcattttcttttattcaaattgtaagagggtAAGAGATCTCATTTCCTCAATTTTAACCAATgcgattatttatattttttcgtTATTTAAATGCGAATGAAATATACAAGTAGTTTCCATGAACTAATTTAGAGAAGTAATTGCCTAAAGCATTGAACTCGAAGTGACAATTTGACTCATAAAAGTGGAGATAACCTATCGAACCATCCGAACATAAGTTCGAGAATTTATTGACTTGACCTGTTATAACACACCACCCAAACTTGAGATAATAGACCTACTTATTTGAAATCATAGTCGTGTCCATTTTGACATGTATAAGTAAACTTCTAATTCATTTAAACTCAACTCGAACAGGTTAAGTAATAATTCGTTACTCAAATCATTTTGATTCAAACAAACTTAGACTAGTTGTGTCATGACATGTTAATTAATTCACTCACTCGATCTTAACTCAACTCTCTCATTTAAAACAACCCCCCCTCCCATCTTTTGAGTTTTAAGAGGATGTCAATTACCAAATACAATTAGGAGAATATAAACATAAAGGAAGCAATTAAAGGGAAATTTAAGTCCCTTTGCCATTATCAGGTAAATTATAATGAAATGAcagaatcaaaagaaaaatgtaCATTAAAGAACCACGTGAAAACTGGTACAAAGACAAtgtaaaatattattcttaGAGTGAAAGTAACCTGGGTAATTATGCATCGACTACTCAACTGAATTTTTTCTACCTACAATGATATAAAGGCTTACTATCTCTAGCTTACAAAACTTTAGATATGCGTTATTATTATCTATTACCATGGATATTATGACTAAAAACTTAGAGGGCCTTCCGAtttctcttttaaaagaaatttatgTTCGCCCAATGTCAATATCTAACTTTTggattttgacttattttcgtACTTTTTTACTTAAAGAAAAGtacttaaaagtactttttatcTTTTCCAAATAccacaaaaaatagaaaagagctTTAAAGCCATTGCATACTTAAAATAATCTAATCAAAACACACATTTCACTTTTGAGGAGAGTGTTTTGTTGTGTTCGGtcactaacatatatatatatatatatatatatatatatatatatatatatatatatatatatatatattttcaattatcgtcatttgacccaaaaaataaattggaTCGAAATAACTTTTCCATTACAATTCTTTGTTTCTGTATTAATTTCTGAAGGCGCAGAATCTTCCCTTAATTTAAAGATTTTGAGGTGGTCACGAGAAAATAGAAAGCAAGTTAGCTCTTAGCTTTATTAGGAAGAGTGTGACCACAATGAAGAGCAACCTTTCCccccttcttttttctcttctaaCGATTTATTATGACTTCCAAAATCAATATCGTTCTCTTCACACACAAAAGTTGGATGTAtcattttgaatttgaattgatTCGTATTTTGTAATCAAAAGCATGTGAATTTGATTTCCACTTCTACTAAAGTTGTGAGCTCACGAAGCTTCTAATAAAGTCATATTTATCTACCCTGGCATCACTTTTTCAAACTTTTGCCTTTTTGTTACATATAATATTATTCACTGGAAGAATTGCATTATCCACCTAATTAATACGCATCTAGTTTTTCTGCTTCTTCTCTTTTGGGAAAATTAAGGATACAAGAATAGACAGAAAGTTCCATAATTCAACTAAAAAGTTGTCAAAGACTACggaaatttatttttctctttgagAATTTAGAACTCGACCATTCAAAGGATATTGAGCGATAACTCACTAATGAAACTACTACATTATATCCTAAGCTTGTGGggggaaaagaaacaaagagacacaaagcaaaaggaaaaactttaataaagaaaaaaaaaaagtgtgtgtGTGAGTAAAGTAATTGTCATTCAGTTACTAATAAAAGCTTACTATATCCACAACTTTGTTATTAACTGGGAATCAAAATCGACATATGCTTTTGGTCACGAATAAACTTGTGGGACTTTTGGGCGACAAATTAAAACACGTCGATGGTTATCTCCTTCGTAATTAATACAAGCACctttcaataaaaagaaaatggaagtacATAAGAAGATTTTTTATTCAATTGTGTCACGATCTTGCCTATGAAGTATCTTCTTTGCTAGGATTTCATGAACCACCTCAAAAATATTAATAGTATTGAAAACAAATATGCAATTGGGTTTTGCTTTTTCTGCCTCCACTAAATTAGGAGCTCAAGAGGAGTTACTTACTCATTTAGGTCACGGATTTTGCAAGAAATGGGAGGAACATGAATATGAATCATATGATTCTATGTCCTTTTTTTGACCAATTTGGCAAAAACTTTCTGGATAGAAAGGTATAACAATTTTGAGTTTTGGATAGGAATCGAATATAAGTGGTACTTAATGCTGTTACTTTTTCCTCTCTCTTTCACTTGGACAAGCTTTAAAGTTGATGACCTACATTTTACACCACATTCTCAATGACAAAACAAAGGAGAACCAtcattattttacttattttcagacaaatttttcatatttcacCAGTATATTTCACTTAATCTCAGCATTTGCAAATATTGATGGTCAAATCAGTATtaagaagaaattgcacggttttctcttcaaatgggctggtcctTAACTTTTGCGCTTTAGCAATCTAAGTTCTTTAAGGGCGCGGGTataacttgtgggatattatgatgtaaaatataaacttatgcctcACGAAAAAATTGTGTTTGTATTGAAGGGACAATTAGAGACCtgcacaaaatagggacaaaagtcCAAATGACGCCAGTATCAAAATATCAtgtttttttgtgcggattgcccttcaaaagcactagtctttaatttttggccctcaaattgatggtctttaatttttgtccttcgcctaataccttaaggttctgggttcgaaccacAGCTcggtacaaaaaaaaaaaaaaaaaaaaaaggaatttcgcaaggcaaagttttaCATGCAAAACTCTATCTCAGGCAGAAatttgaatgcaaaactctacctgcaAGCAGAGTTTTGAATGAAGGTATAGTTTTGCATTCAAAAATCTGTCTGAGGCTTAACTTTGGCCCAAATAGGCTcaactttgctacaaaactctaccttgcgattttttttttttttgaaatggttCGAACCCAAACCTCAGTAGACAGCGAAggtcaaaagttaaagaccaccaatttgagggacaaatattaaagaccaccccaaaataaggacattcctgcgaattgccctcaaaatattaaaatacttATTGGGCTCTCATCTTTCGTCGGCCTTTTGGCATATATTGGGCTTTCCTTAAGATGCATAGTGGGGGTCTGCTGTGCGCGTGAGTATATAAATGGGCTACATTATGAAGTCCAACTAGGAGTTTGGATTTGAATCTTAATTGTGTATTTGTGTTTATGGGCTTTGTATTTGACTGGCCCAACAATCTCTAATAGGTAGGCCAGAATTTTCACGATTACAGTCGGGTATATGAGACGATAAGTACATTAAACTTGAATTTTGTCTTCCCTTTGTGAACCATCTATGGTGGAAAATGAGCTATTTGAGCTGAATTCGGGAATTTACAATAATGGTTTTGGAGGTGGGTGACCTCGCTTGCCTCATGGAcaaaactttaaatttaatttgagCAAATGCTCAAGGGGCAGAGAGGGTCAAAAGTTCAAGACCATCCATTATTGAGTGTCATTTCCTTGAATTCGGtcaaaaaatgaaggaaaaatgacataataatactacttaaaatataataatactttttcttatttataaaatatatcaacATAATTACAGAACATaacgaatttggaaaaaataaaagccCATCCTTTCCTTCCCTTTTTTCTCATTCTCTGTTTCATCCAAATCATAGCTACCCCACCCTTCCTTTCCCCTTCTCCCCATTCTTTGTTTCCTCCGAGAACTCCACCGCCCCACCCTACTCTTCCCCTTCTCCGATGTCTTCTTTGGCGAGTCCAGCCACGCTCCAGTGGCAGATATAAACAAACACGATTTTGGGCGAACAGTAATGGAGAGAGACAAGAGAGCCACTAAGGAGGGAGATCGGTCTTTCATGGTAAGGTTTTGTCGAGGTTCGTCGCCGACCGTCCGATGGTCAACTCCGACAGCCGCGAACAGTAGAAAATAGACAGAGACGAGAGAGCATATGGAATCACTAATTGAAAATCAAGTTACATTTTATTATACTAATATAAAAGGATCGATCTTCCCCTAATTTTGTTTCCAGATTTCATCCATAAACGATCCCAACTACTATACTGAGTACGAGCGATCTTAGTGTTACATTACTTTATCCGACTACTATAATTGTGGACCATTGATTCTAGCCGGCTGCTTAATGGAACCGGTGTGTAAAACTTTTTCGTTCGCCTACCGTTCGGTGGTCAACTctggcggcggcggcggcgaACAGTAGAAAATAGAGAGAGACGAGAGGGCAGCTCTAGGTTTTCTACTAGAAAAGAAAGATCTGAaatgtattaaatttgtatgaatattgtatgaaaactgtatataatgttgttgtagtagtattaaattttcaaaaacctatgaacattttaaaaaatttatacagttatatacatattcatactgTTTctatacagttttcatacacgaAAAATACGAGAATTTTAAGCATTGagcgagatatatatatatctcatacAGTTTTAATACACAACAAaattgagcgaaatttttaagctttgaacgagatatacatatttcatatagttATCATACACAAATTTTCGTAcatgttttgtaagaaatctatttgtatgttttgtaaactgaaaagtattgttatattttgtaaatatactctattcttatgtatatatacgttaTTCTCCAAAAATGAACCGGTAATTAAGTTCGCCCAAACTCAATTGGATTGAGCAATTCTCAGTTTCATGGGCTAATATTATCACCCCAAACCCATCAACCATAGCCATTCCCATAGACTCCTAAGTTCCCATAAATGGATTATTTGTCTTAGCATTACCACTTGGGAATTAGGTAAGAAAAATGACACTTGAGAATTCCAATAACAGGAAAGATCAGAGCACAAAGAATACAATAAACTCAACAAAGTCAAGCATCAACAGAGGGATCACGCCCTTCTGCCTCTTCAACTTATTTAAACAAATCATAATAGATTCATTATACTTTTAAAAAGCCCCAGTTTTTTGTTGGTGTGATATTAAGACAAGGTGCCATCAACGCAAAGCCATTGACCCACAAAGAGAGCAGTGCAATTGAGGTTTGGATTAATAGCATTAAAGACATCACTGCCCAAACCAAATGTCTTGGAAATGTCCAAACATGTGTATCCATTCTTCACATTCACCACCTTCAAACATGTTAGTTCTCTTGCTGGACTTGGACTTGGACTTGGACTCTCTGTTTCAAAAAATGTCAGTCAATCACTAAATATGTAAAGACAAATCCAGGATTTGAAATGAGCACGTGCACAACCTTATATTATTAAATACACACACAATCGAGCCAAAGTTTGTCAGTACATGTGCACCCATTATTGTTTTGGTGAATAGGCCTCTATCAATAGGTGTTTGAAGAGGGTAGTTTTTGGTCTTTGGGGTTTGTAAAACACTTTCTTTAAGGTATTAATTGTTTCTAGTACAAGTTTTAAAAAGAACTGCCTCTACTATGAACAattagtaaaaaagaaaaaaagaaaaaaaaacaaacaattagTGT from Lycium ferocissimum isolate CSIRO_LF1 chromosome 2, AGI_CSIRO_Lferr_CH_V1, whole genome shotgun sequence includes:
- the LOC132046212 gene encoding sugar carrier protein C: MAGGGGIGPANGKEYPGELTLYVTVTCIVAAMGGLIFGYDIGISGGVTSMDSFLSRFFPSVFKKQKADDSTNQYCKFDSQTLTMFTSSLYLAALLSSLVASTVTRKLGRRLSMLSGGVLFCAGALINGFAQNVAMLIVGRILLGFGIGFANQSVPLYLSEMAPYKYRGALNIGFQLSITIGILVANVLNYFFAKIHWGWRLSLGGAMVPALIITIGSLLLPETPNSIIERGNHDEAKAKLKRIRGIEDVDEEFNDLVVASEASRKIEHPWRNLLQKKYRPHLTMAIMIPFFQQLTGINVIMFYAPVLFKTIGFGADASLMSAVITGGVNVVATMVSIYYVDKLGRRFLFLEGGIQMLFCQIAVAILIAIKFGVNGTPGELPKWYAILVVIFICVYVAGFAWSWGPLGWLVPSEIFPLEIRSAAQSINVSVNMVFTFAVAQIFLTMLCHLKFGLFLFFAFFVVIMTVFIYFFLPETKNIPIEEMVIVWKEHWFWSKFMGEEDYPGTRNGTGVEMAKGADGYKIV